DNA sequence from the candidate division KSB1 bacterium genome:
GTTTTTCATTTGTTGAACTTGCCTTTGGCAAAACAGAGTCTTCCCAAACAGCCTCCATCAGCCCGGAGAGCAAAAAACTTGGGAATATAGGCTTACAACTTTACACGGTTCGCAGCCTCATGAAAGACGACTTCGAAGGAACGATTGCCAAAGTCTCACAACTTGGCTACACAGAGGTGGAATTTGCCGGCTATTACGACCGTAAACCGTCGGACGTGCGGAAACTGCTGGACGAACTTGAACTCTCTGCACCGGCCACTCACATTGGACTTAAAATGCTGCAAGAAAATTTGGATGAGGTCATCGAAACCTCAGCCACTATTGGTCACAAGTTCATTGTCTGTCCCTGGCTTTCGAAAAATCAACGCACCCTTGAGAATTACAAAGCCCTTCCTGAGTTTTTTAATAGTGTTGGCGAAGCGTGCAAAAAGGCCGGTATGCGGTTTGCCTACCACAACCATGCGTT
Encoded proteins:
- a CDS encoding TIM barrel protein yields the protein MERRDFLRFSAGMAIGGFSFVELAFGKTESSQTASISPESKKLGNIGLQLYTVRSLMKDDFEGTIAKVSQLGYTEVEFAGYYDRKPSDVRKLLDELELSAPATHIGLKMLQENLDEVIETSATIGHKFIVCPWLSKNQRTLENYKALPEFFNSVGEACKKAGMRFAYHNHAFEFETIDGQVPYDILLSETDPDLMDMEIDLFWIRNAGKNPL